One part of the Corallococcus soli genome encodes these proteins:
- a CDS encoding polysaccharide biosynthesis/export family protein has product MGMRRTGFWMGLGMLLLSGCAHQQTLKVDNAEQPYRIGREDVLDVSVWRDAELSRTVPVRPDGFISVPMVGEIQAAGKTPTELAEALKTGLQPYVQEPRVTVIVREVNSTRVFVTGEVAHPGAYPLRGRVSLLQAIALAGGFTDFANSDGIVVIRTDGNGGQIPVRYSDLVSPNGENVILRPGDTVVVP; this is encoded by the coding sequence ATGGGAATGCGGCGCACGGGGTTCTGGATGGGGTTGGGGATGCTCCTCCTGTCGGGATGTGCTCACCAGCAGACGCTGAAGGTGGACAACGCGGAGCAGCCGTACCGGATTGGTCGGGAGGACGTGCTGGACGTCAGCGTGTGGCGTGACGCGGAGCTGTCGCGCACGGTGCCGGTGCGGCCCGACGGGTTCATCTCCGTCCCGATGGTGGGAGAGATCCAGGCTGCGGGCAAGACGCCCACGGAGCTGGCCGAGGCGCTCAAGACGGGCCTCCAGCCGTACGTGCAGGAGCCCCGCGTGACGGTCATCGTCCGCGAGGTCAACAGCACCCGCGTCTTCGTGACGGGAGAAGTGGCCCACCCGGGCGCCTACCCGCTGCGCGGCCGCGTGTCGCTGCTCCAGGCCATCGCGCTGGCGGGCGGCTTCACCGACTTCGCCAACTCCGACGGCATCGTCGTCATCCGCACGGACGGCAACGGCGGGCAGATCCCGGTGCGCTACAGCGACCTGGTCTCCCCCAACGGCGAGAACGTCATCCTGCGTCCCGGTGACACCGTCGTCGTCCCGTGA
- a CDS encoding GumC family protein, translated as MERGMTADQMLSALWRRKALVGAIAAAIFVVGAAIVMTRPSIYEASVVVRVEPQRPGEEMVQRTVSELIEQRLVTVRQELLARPVLQKAIEEMNLYPELVSEKGIEAAVEQMRKDLTVRVEGETAFELTYSGRDPQVVAQVTNRLPAIFSEETLKIRQAQAARATNLFTEEMVALGKAVSAWESNISRFKVDHLGELPEQMEMNMRGLERISAQLQTKSEELRAAEARRSDLARARNAADSEAGRLEAAQSGLSRTLTQAKTQWTGDHPEVKRMERELGTVAEQRKEAEGRMFAERNERARVSTLVGTIQKDIVDLQKQAEAYQARLNNTPRWAHELAVMNRDYEIARTKYQSVVSRKVEAEIAQELEAKSAQSLFNVISPAGVPSAPARPDRLSGLLIAALLALALGVLTGTVLEMRDDSLRDGTEVRERITLPVLAVVPNMQGKTEKRVLMPMAGSKNSVSSSTSLN; from the coding sequence ATGGAGCGTGGGATGACGGCGGACCAGATGCTTTCGGCGCTGTGGCGTCGCAAGGCCCTGGTGGGGGCGATCGCTGCGGCAATCTTCGTGGTGGGCGCGGCGATCGTGATGACGCGGCCTAGCATTTATGAAGCTTCGGTGGTGGTGCGCGTGGAACCGCAGCGCCCCGGTGAAGAGATGGTGCAGCGCACGGTGAGCGAGCTCATCGAGCAGCGGCTGGTGACGGTGCGTCAGGAGTTGCTGGCGCGGCCGGTGCTCCAGAAGGCCATCGAGGAGATGAACCTCTACCCGGAGCTCGTCTCCGAGAAGGGCATCGAGGCGGCGGTGGAGCAGATGCGCAAGGACCTCACCGTGCGCGTCGAGGGTGAGACGGCGTTCGAGCTGACCTACTCCGGCCGCGACCCGCAGGTGGTGGCGCAGGTGACCAACCGCCTGCCGGCCATCTTCTCCGAGGAGACGCTGAAGATCCGCCAGGCGCAGGCGGCCCGCGCCACCAACCTCTTCACCGAGGAGATGGTCGCCCTGGGCAAGGCGGTCTCCGCGTGGGAGTCCAACATCAGCCGCTTCAAGGTGGACCACCTGGGCGAGCTGCCCGAGCAGATGGAGATGAACATGCGCGGCCTGGAGCGCATCAGCGCCCAGCTGCAGACCAAGTCCGAGGAGCTGCGCGCCGCCGAGGCCCGTCGCTCCGACCTGGCCCGGGCCCGCAACGCCGCGGACAGCGAGGCGGGGCGCCTGGAGGCCGCGCAGAGCGGGCTGTCCCGGACGCTCACCCAGGCCAAGACGCAGTGGACCGGGGACCACCCGGAAGTGAAGCGGATGGAGCGCGAGCTGGGCACCGTGGCCGAGCAGCGCAAGGAGGCCGAGGGCCGCATGTTCGCCGAGCGCAACGAGCGCGCCCGTGTCAGCACCCTGGTCGGCACCATCCAGAAGGACATCGTGGACCTGCAGAAGCAGGCCGAGGCCTACCAGGCGCGGCTGAACAACACCCCCCGCTGGGCGCATGAGCTGGCGGTGATGAACCGGGACTATGAAATCGCCCGCACCAAGTACCAGAGCGTGGTGAGCCGCAAGGTGGAGGCGGAGATCGCCCAGGAGCTGGAAGCCAAGAGTGCCCAGAGCCTGTTCAACGTCATCTCGCCCGCCGGGGTGCCTTCCGCCCCGGCCCGTCCGGACCGCCTGAGCGGCCTGCTCATCGCGGCCCTCCTGGCCCTGGCGCTGGGTGTCCTCACCGGCACCGTGCTCGAGATGCGCGACGACAGCCTGCGCGACGGCACCGAGGTCCGCGAGCGCATCACGCTGCCTGTCCTGGCGGTGGTCCCGAACATGCAAGGCAAGACGGAGAAGCGGGTGTTGATGCCCATGGCCGGGAGCAAGAACAGCGTCTCCTCGTCCACTTCGCTGAACTAA
- a CDS encoding CpsD/CapB family tyrosine-protein kinase, with protein sequence MDSTMERAGNFLPRVDESAASSNAVDRRVVTLTAPASAAAEQYRTLYYRLERMREQRPMKVVALTSAMPGEGKTVTSVNLALAAARANPERRILLVDADLRRGQVAPTLGMRNKQGLAELLAGECDVRDVVRRFNSTRLAVIPAGATPEESTQVLASARMKQFLKAVREGFDEVYVDLPPTLPFADAAILGHQMDGVLMVIRANVTPSKVVNQAVEQLAGAALVGCVLNGAEVNATPYLKNYVKK encoded by the coding sequence ATGGATTCGACGATGGAGCGGGCCGGAAACTTCCTCCCGCGTGTGGATGAGAGCGCGGCTTCCTCGAACGCGGTGGACCGTCGGGTGGTGACGCTGACGGCCCCGGCCTCCGCGGCCGCTGAGCAGTACCGGACGCTGTACTACCGGCTGGAGCGGATGCGGGAGCAGCGCCCGATGAAGGTGGTGGCGCTCACCTCGGCCATGCCCGGCGAGGGCAAGACGGTGACGAGCGTGAACCTGGCGCTGGCCGCCGCCCGGGCGAACCCGGAGCGCCGCATCCTGCTGGTGGACGCGGACCTGCGCCGGGGCCAGGTGGCCCCCACGCTGGGGATGCGCAACAAGCAGGGCCTGGCGGAGCTGCTGGCTGGCGAGTGCGACGTGCGCGACGTGGTGCGCCGCTTCAACTCCACGCGCCTGGCCGTCATCCCCGCCGGCGCCACGCCGGAGGAGAGCACCCAGGTGCTGGCGAGCGCCCGGATGAAGCAGTTCCTCAAGGCGGTGCGCGAGGGCTTCGACGAGGTGTACGTGGACCTGCCGCCCACGCTGCCCTTCGCGGACGCGGCCATCCTCGGCCACCAGATGGACGGCGTGCTGATGGTCATCCGCGCCAACGTCACCCCCTCCAAGGTGGTGAACCAGGCGGTGGAGCAGCTGGCGGGCGCGGCGCTGGTGGGCTGCGTGCTCAACGGGGCGGAAGTGAACGCGACCCCGTACCTGAAGAACTACGTGAAGAAGTAG